A window of the Isosphaera pallida ATCC 43644 genome harbors these coding sequences:
- a CDS encoding HAD family hydrolase has protein sequence MNRNQPPRQSRDSSTPRAVLFDFDGVVADTANLHVAAWGRTFSELGWPIKPNDLESSAWLDDVTWLNTILRKAGCFTPHPTEADDDSARVHANSTLTVPSNSASLDSAVPPPPLDHWVARKRRIARRIVATSQPDRWLSAGVAALIQHLRGRDGLRLGLVTSALREDVELILAPAGLFGLFDQMVTRDDPTPTKPDPAPYLLALERLDVSADQAVALEDSPAGIASAHAAGLKVVAVGAAAFQGDGNQRVAPSCHLTDLRDLPSVLEALGLE, from the coding sequence ATGAACCGCAACCAACCTCCCCGCCAATCTCGAGATTCCTCGACTCCGCGAGCCGTCCTGTTCGACTTCGACGGCGTGGTGGCCGACACCGCCAACCTCCACGTGGCCGCTTGGGGCCGAACCTTCAGCGAACTTGGATGGCCGATCAAACCCAACGATTTGGAATCGTCCGCGTGGCTCGACGACGTCACCTGGCTCAACACCATTTTGAGGAAAGCAGGGTGTTTCACGCCACACCCCACCGAAGCGGACGACGATTCAGCCAGGGTCCACGCCAACTCCACCCTTACCGTCCCGAGCAATTCGGCATCCTTGGATTCGGCGGTCCCCCCACCACCGCTCGATCACTGGGTCGCGCGGAAGCGTCGGATCGCTCGCCGAATCGTGGCGACCTCGCAGCCCGACCGCTGGTTGTCTGCCGGCGTCGCGGCCTTGATTCAACACCTTCGTGGTCGAGACGGACTGCGGTTGGGCTTGGTGACTTCGGCGCTACGTGAGGATGTCGAATTGATTCTCGCACCGGCTGGCTTGTTTGGCCTGTTTGATCAGATGGTCACCCGCGACGATCCCACCCCCACTAAGCCTGATCCTGCACCGTATCTCCTCGCGCTTGAACGGTTAGACGTATCCGCCGATCAAGCCGTGGCGTTGGAGGATTCTCCCGCCGGAATCGCCTCGGCCCACGCCGCCGGTTTGAAGGTGGTCGCGGTGGGGGCCGCGGCCTTTCAGGGGGACGGGAACCAGAGGGTCGCCCCGTCGTGTCATCTGACTGATCTCCGCGACCTTCCCAGCGTCTTGGAGGCGTTGGGGTTGGAATGA
- a CDS encoding DUF1800 domain-containing protein has translation MRTSNPSFWDERAATHLVGRCAFGDTPGAPKRLASRPIEEVVDEMMSEAIAVSPPAAPAWVKEPWVNTERVYPDTTPEQRLENHRRTGQRQNTEREDLRCWWLNQMIQTQAPLREVMTLFWHGYFTTSDNKVTISQALYQQNVTLRAHALGRFRDLLKAISLDAAMMMYLDMEDSDRRQPNENFARELLELFTLGEGYYTERDVKDVARALTGWTLDAPEGTPPRPPAPPNTPRSFTRDGLIAKFLPERHDDGEKRILGRTGRFGLDDVVTILAEHPRTAEFVVERLMTFFGVVEPEGQTVLRDRLVERFRETSGSIAAVARELFIAPEFYAPASRANLVKSPVQLVVNTCRLLELDVNVTPPLARSLGLMGQDLFRPPNVKGWPGGTAWITSGTLAARYHLAETLLDGREPIGLTPLGRERFLPLPSNPTERRNLMEAMADFDERQQQDRTRGGIQVRVHVDRLFPRGVPESSQAVVDSLIDRLQVVAIRPGTRSSLIESASAVPPVDRPILVTRLLMNTPEFQLL, from the coding sequence ATGAGAACCTCTAACCCGTCCTTCTGGGACGAGCGAGCCGCTACCCACTTGGTGGGTCGTTGCGCGTTTGGCGACACCCCGGGCGCACCGAAACGTTTGGCGTCCCGTCCCATCGAAGAAGTCGTTGACGAGATGATGTCCGAGGCAATCGCGGTTTCGCCACCGGCGGCTCCCGCTTGGGTCAAGGAGCCCTGGGTCAATACCGAGCGGGTCTATCCCGACACCACCCCCGAGCAACGCCTGGAGAATCACCGTCGAACCGGGCAACGCCAAAACACCGAGCGCGAGGATCTGCGTTGTTGGTGGCTCAATCAGATGATTCAAACTCAAGCCCCCTTGCGCGAGGTGATGACGCTCTTCTGGCATGGTTACTTCACCACCAGCGACAACAAGGTGACGATTTCGCAAGCGCTTTATCAGCAGAATGTCACCCTTCGAGCCCACGCGCTAGGTCGCTTCCGCGACTTGCTCAAGGCGATCAGCCTCGACGCGGCGATGATGATGTATTTGGACATGGAGGACAGCGACCGTAGGCAACCCAACGAAAACTTCGCCCGCGAACTGTTGGAGCTCTTCACGCTCGGTGAAGGCTACTACACTGAGCGCGACGTGAAGGACGTCGCGCGGGCGTTGACCGGTTGGACGCTGGACGCCCCAGAAGGAACGCCGCCCCGTCCTCCTGCTCCTCCCAACACGCCCCGATCATTCACTCGGGATGGTCTAATAGCCAAATTCCTGCCCGAACGTCACGACGACGGCGAGAAGAGGATTCTGGGACGAACCGGCCGGTTTGGTCTGGACGACGTCGTCACCATCCTGGCCGAGCATCCCCGCACCGCCGAGTTCGTCGTCGAACGCTTAATGACTTTCTTCGGCGTGGTGGAACCTGAAGGGCAGACCGTGTTGCGGGATCGGTTGGTGGAACGCTTCCGTGAGACCTCCGGTTCGATCGCCGCGGTCGCCCGAGAGCTGTTTATCGCTCCCGAGTTCTACGCCCCCGCCTCACGCGCCAACCTCGTGAAAAGTCCAGTTCAGCTTGTCGTCAACACCTGTCGGCTACTGGAACTCGACGTCAACGTGACTCCGCCGTTGGCGCGGTCGCTTGGCCTCATGGGTCAAGACTTATTCCGACCACCCAACGTCAAAGGTTGGCCAGGTGGAACTGCCTGGATCACCAGCGGCACCTTGGCGGCTCGTTACCATCTGGCCGAAACCTTGCTGGACGGCCGTGAACCCATCGGCCTCACGCCTCTGGGTCGGGAACGGTTCCTGCCGCTGCCATCCAACCCCACCGAGCGTCGCAATCTCATGGAGGCAATGGCAGATTTCGACGAGCGTCAACAGCAGGATCGCACCCGAGGCGGCATCCAGGTGCGCGTCCATGTCGATCGGCTTTTCCCCCGCGGCGTCCCCGAATCCTCCCAAGCCGTGGTCGATTCCCTCATCGACCGTCTTCAAGTTGTGGCCATTCGACCAGGCACCCGCTCCTCCCTGATCGAGTCGGCCAGCGCCGTTCCCCCGGTCGATCGCCCGATTCTCGTGACGCGACTGCTGATGAACACGCCCGAGTTCCAACTCCTCTGA
- a CDS encoding DUF1501 domain-containing protein, whose translation MMNNHVISHLDRRRFLSVAALTTTLPSFLARTGLAMQPDDEGTDPFSTWPNDRVLVVVQLAGGNDGLNTLIPYENDAYYQARPKLAIPASETLKLNDQLGLHPRMDDFLHLYDEGGLAILNNVGYPNPNRSHFRATEIWETAAPQPGGPTTGWIGRYFDHECRGMDSPMLGLQIGDRMAQTFEHPQPRAVTIPHPDLFTWPDEPTIAQGLRRLNNVQPTTNSTLDFIQRVSNQTLDLSRRIQHALANDSSSNDYLPFAFQQALRLVARMIVNRIPTRVYYVSLGGFDTHANQSIRHAALLQEVSQGLTAFRNDLLKSGHWDRTLVMTFSEFGRRVAENQSGGTDHGAANTMFMLGGKIRPGIYGGPPDLEHLDEGDLKHRLDFRSVYATILRDWLTTDPKAILGEDQPTLPLLTT comes from the coding sequence ATGATGAACAACCACGTGATTTCCCATCTCGACCGGCGGCGCTTTCTCAGTGTCGCCGCTCTTACCACCACGCTTCCCAGCTTCCTCGCGCGAACCGGGTTGGCGATGCAACCTGACGACGAGGGGACCGATCCGTTTTCGACCTGGCCCAACGACCGCGTTTTGGTCGTGGTCCAACTCGCTGGTGGCAATGACGGCCTCAACACCCTGATTCCTTACGAAAACGACGCCTACTATCAGGCTCGCCCCAAGCTGGCTATTCCGGCTTCGGAAACCCTCAAGCTCAACGATCAACTGGGACTTCATCCCCGAATGGATGACTTCCTTCATCTCTACGATGAGGGGGGACTCGCCATTCTTAACAATGTCGGCTATCCCAACCCCAACCGCTCCCACTTCCGAGCCACCGAAATTTGGGAGACCGCCGCTCCTCAACCAGGCGGGCCGACCACCGGATGGATTGGCCGCTACTTCGACCATGAATGCCGCGGCATGGACAGTCCCATGCTCGGTCTCCAAATCGGCGATCGCATGGCCCAAACCTTCGAGCATCCCCAACCGAGGGCCGTCACGATCCCTCATCCCGATCTCTTCACCTGGCCCGACGAGCCGACAATCGCCCAAGGGTTACGACGGCTCAACAACGTGCAACCCACCACCAACTCGACCCTTGACTTCATCCAACGCGTCTCCAACCAAACGCTCGACCTGTCGCGTCGCATTCAACACGCCTTGGCCAATGATTCCAGCTCCAACGATTACCTCCCCTTCGCATTCCAGCAAGCCTTGCGGTTGGTCGCGCGGATGATCGTGAACCGAATTCCCACCCGCGTCTACTACGTCAGTTTGGGCGGCTTCGACACCCACGCGAACCAGAGCATCCGCCACGCCGCGCTGCTTCAGGAAGTCAGCCAAGGGTTGACCGCTTTCCGCAACGACCTGCTCAAGTCGGGCCATTGGGATCGAACCTTGGTGATGACCTTCTCCGAATTCGGTCGGCGGGTTGCGGAAAATCAATCCGGTGGCACCGATCACGGCGCGGCGAACACTATGTTCATGTTGGGGGGCAAGATCCGTCCCGGCATCTATGGCGGCCCCCCTGATCTCGAACACCTTGACGAGGGTGATCTCAAGCATCGGCTCGACTTCCGATCCGTTTACGCAACCATTCTCCGGGATTGGCTGACCACCGACCCGAAGGCGATCCTAGGCGAGGATCAACCCACCTTGCCGCTGCTAACGACCTAA